The following proteins are encoded in a genomic region of Aquella oligotrophica:
- a CDS encoding class I SAM-dependent methyltransferase produces MEKSYNNYQGKLLLAEVRDNQDFAHPGEEEAIELLLKQLSFRSYSTILEAGAGLGATLDIMAKSLRCHEVVGTDIDSTSVSHARSKYPNYKWICCDTQSLSHHVTTGYDLIYLFNAFYCIPDQKKALLEINKLLKFSGVLAISDYYDRRTSISQHFLNPFATAMFKPLGVKIISDIKQQFNVLKELDISDYYAQWYSQFLKKMLDKRPIIIKKFGTKLFDEFFNKYDLMLEDILSKKLGGIIIIAEK; encoded by the coding sequence ATGGAAAAATCCTATAATAATTATCAAGGTAAATTACTACTGGCTGAAGTTCGTGATAATCAGGATTTTGCCCACCCAGGAGAGGAAGAAGCAATTGAGCTATTGCTTAAACAATTAAGTTTCCGCTCATATTCTACAATCTTGGAAGCAGGTGCTGGTTTGGGTGCTACTCTTGACATCATGGCAAAATCTTTACGTTGTCATGAGGTAGTTGGCACTGATATAGATTCTACTTCAGTTTCTCATGCGCGCAGTAAGTACCCTAATTATAAGTGGATTTGCTGTGATACTCAATCATTAAGTCACCATGTAACAACTGGCTACGACTTAATCTACCTGTTTAATGCATTTTATTGTATTCCAGATCAGAAAAAAGCTTTGCTTGAGATTAATAAGCTATTGAAATTTAGCGGTGTTCTAGCTATTAGCGATTATTATGATCGGCGCACCTCGATAAGTCAACACTTTCTAAATCCATTTGCAACAGCTATGTTTAAACCATTGGGAGTAAAAATTATCAGTGACATTAAGCAACAATTTAATGTGCTAAAAGAGTTAGACATAAGTGATTATTATGCTCAATGGTATTCCCAATTTCTTAAAAAGATGCTGGACAAACGTCCGATAATTATTAAAAAATTTGGTACCAAGTTGTTTGATGAGTTTTTTAATAAATATGATTTGATGCTTGAAGATATTTTGAGCAAGAAACTAGGCGGCATCATAATAATAGCTGAAAAATAA
- a CDS encoding DUF1566 domain-containing protein: MKYKTIKLGLLLASLCGLASAANIAEVAKTGPGNTATAGAGKEWPTTRFVVSGDCVTDKLTGLMWAKDANLFGLKKWQDTSANPNTYPAQEAIDAMNTNSGATGYHLCGYSDWRLPKQKELLSLFNYANANQATWLISAGFSNVRSYYYWSSTPGGNGAWGVNMNSGLSGSLDVTLNYYVWPVRGGQ; encoded by the coding sequence ATGAAATATAAAACAATTAAATTAGGCCTACTATTAGCTAGCCTATGTGGCTTAGCTAGTGCGGCGAATATTGCTGAAGTGGCAAAAACAGGACCAGGTAATACCGCAACAGCAGGTGCCGGTAAAGAATGGCCAACTACCCGCTTCGTAGTAAGTGGTGACTGTGTAACCGATAAATTAACCGGGCTAATGTGGGCAAAGGATGCTAACTTATTCGGGTTAAAAAAATGGCAGGATACATCTGCTAATCCTAATACTTATCCTGCACAGGAGGCTATTGATGCCATGAATACCAATAGTGGTGCTACTGGCTACCATCTATGTGGATATAGTGACTGGCGCTTGCCAAAGCAAAAAGAACTTTTAAGCTTGTTTAACTATGCCAATGCTAATCAGGCAACTTGGCTAATTTCAGCGGGATTTAGTAATGTGCGTTCCTACTACTATTGGTCGTCTACTCCGGGTGGTAATGGTGCCTGGGGCGTCAATATGAATAGCGGTCTCAGTGGTTCGCTCGACGTGACTCTCAACTACTATGTTTGGCCTGTCCGCGGTGGACAGTAG
- a CDS encoding MFS transporter, translating into MQNKQRTEDTKVIGLSFIGGMLELYDFAIYGIFVVYFAPQFFPADSHYGAVIQSYTLFLVGYLLRPVGGIIFSHLGDEYGRKKVLVATILLMGLSTLGIAALPTYAQIGVAAPVLLVLFRVIQGLALGGELPTAFVFLSESMKKTRILAFGVMMSGVYSGFLFAALIHRYLTEHLTQVALNEYGWRIPFAIGSIICLISYLVRQSLHETTAFRSVREHPRLPLATIFSQYRRELIIAIFLAVTQQICTNISMIYMPNYLKSVLNQDRLFVSEIMPICIAMGVVATFSFGYFFRQVQNIRNFLFFALFINSLVIPVGFFLVVSEIDLPFGYILIMIFQGLFAVIIPLYITQMFPVEVRLSGVALAYNLSAATFGGAAPLLISKLIEYTGQIYLAPVCYTCFFIALSALLLCRYIRLSN; encoded by the coding sequence ATGCAAAATAAACAACGTACTGAAGATACTAAAGTAATTGGGCTTTCCTTTATCGGTGGAATGCTTGAGCTCTATGATTTTGCCATTTACGGTATTTTTGTAGTTTATTTTGCTCCACAGTTTTTCCCGGCAGACAGCCACTATGGCGCAGTTATACAAAGCTATACGCTTTTTCTGGTCGGCTATTTATTGCGCCCGGTAGGTGGAATCATTTTTAGCCACTTAGGTGATGAATATGGGCGTAAAAAAGTGTTGGTCGCAACCATACTATTGATGGGGCTGTCAACACTTGGGATTGCCGCCCTTCCTACTTATGCGCAGATCGGGGTTGCCGCTCCAGTATTGCTCGTGTTATTTCGAGTTATTCAGGGACTGGCTCTTGGCGGAGAGTTACCAACCGCCTTCGTTTTTCTTTCTGAATCCATGAAAAAGACGCGAATATTGGCATTTGGTGTAATGATGTCAGGGGTATATAGTGGTTTTTTATTTGCTGCTTTGATCCACCGTTATTTAACCGAACACCTGACCCAGGTAGCTTTAAATGAGTATGGCTGGAGGATTCCATTTGCTATTGGTAGTATTATTTGTTTGATCAGTTATCTGGTTCGACAATCATTACATGAAACTACTGCTTTTAGGAGTGTTAGAGAGCACCCACGTCTACCATTAGCTACTATTTTCAGCCAATATCGTCGTGAGCTTATCATAGCCATATTTCTTGCAGTTACCCAACAGATATGTACTAATATCAGTATGATTTATATGCCAAATTATTTGAAATCCGTGCTGAATCAGGATAGACTTTTCGTCAGCGAAATAATGCCAATCTGTATTGCTATGGGGGTAGTTGCTACGTTCTCATTTGGGTATTTTTTTAGGCAAGTACAAAATATCCGTAACTTTCTGTTTTTTGCATTATTCATTAATAGTTTAGTTATTCCTGTAGGGTTTTTCTTGGTGGTCAGTGAGATTGATCTACCATTTGGATATATTTTAATTATGATATTTCAGGGGCTATTCGCGGTTATTATACCATTATACATAACACAAATGTTTCCGGTTGAAGTAAGGTTAAGTGGTGTAGCCCTAGCTTATAATCTTTCGGCGGCTACTTTTGGCGGAGCGGCGCCGTTACTGATTAGCAAACTCATTGAATATACAGGACAAATTTATCTGGCTCCAGTATGCTATACCTGCTTTTTTATTGCTTTATCTGCATTGTTACTCTGTAGGTATATTCGCCTAAGTAATTAG
- a CDS encoding beta strand repeat-containing protein yields MLKKIFIFISVLFFVACNGGNGGGGSSANNDPVNPEVLSSIEISSSAATSLPVGVSVQMIATGVYTNGIRKDITSLVKWGVSGDAIRIDDSGMITTLHSTLKSAPVIITASLADKISEPLAISVKALDVRLNSIVINSEGTLEVAKNASIQFKAMGSYSDGSSLDLTNSVTWIASDSSILSVGSNGNASALTAGSASVSASMDSISSNSLSVIVKDISLKSIEINIDDNTLVAGTSGKLTATGHYSDGSSQQLTNQVSWASSDSSIVNVTADGVAHANKAGSANVTASLAGVTSNSLGLTVRAAVLKSIEINIDDNTLVAGTSGKLTATGHYSDGSSQQLTNQVSWASSDSSIVNVTADGVAHANKAGSANVTASLAGVTSNSLSVTVRAAILKSIEINIDDNTLVAGTSGKLTATGHYSDGSSQQLTNQVSWASSDSSIVNVTADGVAHANKAGSANVTASLAGVTSNSLGVTVRAAILKSIEINIDDNTLVAGTSGKLTATGHYSDGSSQQLTNQVSWASSDSSIVNVTADGVAHANKAGSANVTASLAGVTSNSLSVTVRAAVLKSIEINIDDNTLVAGTSGKLTATGHYSDGSSQQLTNQVSWASSDSSIVNVTADGVAHANKAGSANVTASLAGVTSNSLGVTVRAATIKSIAITSASSTIIQGLTTQLTAVATYSDNTTQTVTTQVSWINSDSSIANISANGLVTANKAGKIKVKATYNSITSNELNLEVIHASITSLEVSIVDSTLVAGTTSPLKAIAHLSNNTTEDVTSQASWWKTGNNTQYVSIDKNKGLLYANSTDNDVTVGVFASINDGSYVQSNNLNIVVLPQTTIKSLDIKATDLSGNPITGTIRSLNNFYIKATAVFDNQSNTSQDVTHEINWHNDNEQLITLIDPVTGKFRAANSVGVANIYGTISIPNSKTSNTIKISVSNPL; encoded by the coding sequence ATGTTAAAAAAAATATTTATCTTTATTAGTGTCCTGTTTTTTGTGGCATGTAATGGTGGCAATGGCGGTGGAGGCTCCTCTGCTAATAATGATCCAGTTAATCCGGAAGTGCTAAGTTCAATTGAGATAAGCTCTTCCGCAGCAACAAGTTTACCCGTCGGTGTCTCGGTGCAAATGATAGCAACAGGCGTTTATACTAATGGTATTCGTAAAGATATTACCTCTTTAGTTAAGTGGGGAGTATCTGGGGATGCTATTCGTATTGATGATTCTGGGATGATTACTACGCTACATTCTACTCTTAAATCAGCACCTGTGATTATTACGGCTTCTTTGGCTGATAAAATATCCGAACCTTTGGCTATTTCAGTCAAAGCTCTGGATGTTAGATTAAATTCGATCGTTATTAATTCAGAAGGAACTTTGGAGGTAGCCAAGAATGCTAGCATCCAGTTTAAGGCAATGGGCTCCTACTCTGATGGTAGTAGTCTTGATCTAACTAATAGTGTTACTTGGATAGCTAGCGATAGTTCTATTCTATCCGTTGGGAGTAATGGTAACGCAAGTGCTTTGACTGCTGGAAGTGCTAGCGTAAGCGCGTCTATGGATTCGATAAGCTCTAATAGCTTGTCTGTTATAGTTAAGGATATTTCATTAAAAAGCATTGAGATTAATATTGATGATAATACTTTAGTAGCAGGTACTTCAGGTAAACTGACCGCAACTGGACATTATAGTGATGGCAGTAGTCAGCAGCTAACCAATCAGGTAAGTTGGGCATCAAGCGATAGCAGTATCGTAAATGTAACAGCAGACGGAGTGGCTCATGCGAATAAAGCAGGTTCAGCAAATGTAACAGCAAGCTTGGCTGGAGTAACATCGAATAGCCTAGGACTAACAGTCCGTGCCGCAGTATTAAAAAGCATTGAGATTAATATTGATGATAATACTTTAGTAGCAGGTACTTCAGGTAAACTGACCGCAACTGGACATTATAGTGATGGCAGTAGTCAGCAGCTAACCAATCAGGTAAGCTGGGCATCAAGCGATAGCAGTATCGTAAATGTAACAGCAGACGGAGTGGCTCATGCGAATAAAGCAGGTTCAGCAAATGTAACAGCAAGCTTGGCTGGAGTAACATCGAATAGCTTGAGCGTAACAGTCCGTGCCGCAATATTAAAAAGCATTGAGATTAATATTGATGATAATACTTTAGTAGCAGGTACTTCAGGTAAACTGACCGCAACTGGACATTATAGTGATGGCAGTAGTCAGCAGCTAACCAATCAGGTAAGCTGGGCATCAAGCGATAGTAGTATCGTAAATGTAACAGCAGACGGAGTGGCTCATGCGAATAAAGCAGGTTCAGCAAATGTAACAGCAAGCTTGGCTGGAGTAACATCGAATAGCTTAGGAGTAACAGTCCGTGCCGCAATATTAAAAAGCATCGAGATCAATATTGATGATAATACTTTAGTAGCAGGTACTTCAGGTAAACTGACCGCAACTGGACATTATAGTGATGGCAGTAGTCAGCAGCTAACCAATCAGGTAAGCTGGGCATCAAGCGATAGTAGTATCGTAAATGTAACAGCAGACGGAGTAGCGCATGCGAATAAAGCAGGTTCAGCAAATGTAACAGCAAGCTTGGCTGGAGTAACATCGAATAGCTTGAGCGTAACAGTCCGTGCCGCAGTATTAAAAAGCATTGAGATTAATATTGATGATAATACTTTAGTAGCAGGTACTTCAGGTAAACTGACCGCAACTGGACATTATAGTGATGGCAGTAGTCAGCAGCTAACCAATCAGGTAAGTTGGGCATCAAGCGATAGCAGTATCGTAAATGTAACAGCAGACGGAGTAGCGCATGCGAATAAAGCAGGTTCAGCAAATGTAACAGCAAGCTTGGCTGGAGTAACATCGAATAGCCTAGGAGTAACAGTCCGTGCCGCAACTATTAAGAGTATAGCGATTACCTCGGCGTCATCAACGATAATTCAGGGATTAACAACTCAATTAACAGCGGTTGCAACTTATTCTGATAATACAACGCAAACGGTAACAACTCAGGTATCGTGGATCAACTCTGATTCCAGCATTGCCAATATTTCAGCTAATGGTTTAGTAACGGCAAATAAAGCAGGAAAGATAAAGGTTAAAGCTACTTATAATTCAATCACATCCAATGAGCTTAATCTAGAAGTAATTCATGCGAGTATAACTAGCCTTGAGGTTTCAATTGTGGATTCAACTTTAGTTGCCGGAACAACATCACCACTAAAGGCAATAGCACATCTTTCAAATAATACTACTGAAGATGTAACTAGTCAAGCTAGTTGGTGGAAAACTGGTAATAACACTCAGTATGTTTCTATAGATAAAAATAAAGGACTATTATATGCAAATTCAACTGATAATGATGTGACAGTTGGAGTTTTTGCTTCGATTAATGATGGCAGTTATGTGCAATCAAATAATTTGAATATAGTTGTTCTACCACAAACAACAATTAAAAGCCTTGACATTAAAGCCACGGATCTTTCTGGTAATCCAATAACTGGGACAATTCGGTCGTTAAACAATTTTTATATTAAGGCAACAGCTGTTTTTGATAACCAAAGCAATACTAGCCAAGACGTAACTCATGAAATAAATTGGCACAATGATAATGAGCAGTTAATTACCTTGATAGATCCAGTGACAGGGAAATTTAGAGCTGCAAATAGCGTTGGCGTTGCCAATATTTATGGGACAATTAGTATTCCTAATTCTAAAACATCAAATACTATAAAAATTTCGGTAAGTAACCCTTTGTAA
- a CDS encoding DUF1566 domain-containing protein — protein MNLQQLDKKLSLKQIVSLLLTSALATACSNSGGGSNGNNNGGNGDVSSLQLVAPKTIYSLPSESGAGYIVINNPTGSAVKNLSYRLNYQTGSGTSAEIDPASAAECAVVAAYSQCNIKVTIPAGTVAGSIGVSADNSGTSLLSKLGRSLKADTVKNVAYSGIEQAAYNSLSGADGVTLSYYHTVINGTPYILVSGLVASANAGSFNNVVLVDSNNNPIPNQQLIAGSGSYTQGKTFSVLLPAPSGNNLSQTIKVQTQQVNNGQTTVVSTATTSSTLTTKENIGIAEMLPSAVYLTSSSPEQTISFVNTGDAMAQLQELTANNPNIEIVFNPTSLASGGITSAVLRLKNPEIAGTSGNISLSYNNGQEQTVTSGIVDQNVNPAPSPSPTPPPTPPTPPPPPPAPRAGLTAAINPDSQFYVTTASPSTTRQLTLTNTGDTDETAIIFTLPANFTISNGADPATACAVTNPTSPATISNTLQPGSSCTVTVTYNNSTATSQGTDNISIAYNYNGATPAPSPTTAAVSYQVTQSTASLSVSPSSHNFGSIVNNNTDASADVEFTITNSGDIATDGTSFTRTITGTNNTMFTLNNTGIAEQDQCSTSLAAGASCKVNVKFGPTATAVANASAVLNANYSYNGQVSTAATSSLSGVSVSASAASINISGPTASGFTGAGTSGNPYVVNTNTAATLTYTFTNSGTQDATDFYVTNSTLTTGYTRSGGTCASSTGTNLPNTGSNTCTVEYTINSGTVGTNNFNQNVMTENWTDQANPSGTSQAVGSNLTYVTVQAPPAPAITITPVANWSTVMGNPYSFTATITGGTSTVTFSGFTSDIFGATLSSSTCNLNSSTNPSCTIIVTPYNTSSGDYSFWDPANIGNSSVGNEITVSSASGIGFTVSADNSATINGNASPQTYSGITGTVTAPYVYLAADVPGDAATAGTGITWGTNGTVATRFTVGSGAEANCITDNLTGLMWAKNANLFGAKRWQDTSANPNTYPAQEAIDAMNTNSGATGYQLCGHSDWRLPTQNELLSLLNYAAASGNQATWLNSQVFSNVEAGGYWSSTPGGNGAWRVNMLAGSSGSTGVTSLNYVWPVRGGQ, from the coding sequence ATGAACCTACAGCAATTAGATAAAAAACTATCCCTGAAACAGATAGTATCACTATTACTCACTTCAGCACTAGCAACCGCTTGTTCAAATAGTGGTGGCGGAAGTAATGGTAACAATAATGGCGGAAATGGTGATGTTAGCAGCTTACAGCTGGTAGCCCCAAAAACAATCTATAGCTTACCATCCGAAAGCGGAGCAGGCTATATAGTAATCAATAACCCAACTGGAAGTGCAGTAAAGAACCTTAGCTATAGACTAAACTACCAAACTGGTAGTGGAACATCAGCAGAGATAGATCCGGCAAGTGCAGCTGAGTGTGCTGTAGTAGCAGCGTATAGCCAGTGTAATATAAAAGTAACAATTCCAGCTGGAACAGTAGCTGGTAGCATTGGAGTAAGTGCGGATAATAGTGGTACTAGCTTACTAAGTAAGCTTGGAAGATCATTAAAAGCAGATACGGTGAAGAATGTTGCGTATAGCGGAATAGAACAGGCAGCGTATAATAGCTTAAGCGGAGCGGATGGAGTAACGCTAAGTTACTACCATACGGTGATTAATGGTACACCATATATCTTGGTGAGTGGACTGGTAGCTTCAGCAAATGCAGGTAGCTTCAATAATGTAGTATTGGTAGATAGCAATAATAACCCGATACCAAATCAGCAGCTAATCGCAGGAAGTGGTAGCTACACCCAAGGTAAGACATTTAGTGTATTATTGCCAGCTCCATCAGGGAATAATCTCAGCCAAACAATAAAAGTTCAAACCCAGCAAGTCAATAATGGACAAACAACAGTAGTATCGACAGCGACAACAAGTAGTACGCTGACGACAAAAGAGAATATCGGGATAGCGGAGATGCTGCCATCAGCGGTATACCTAACATCAAGCAGTCCGGAGCAGACAATCAGCTTTGTAAATACCGGGGATGCAATGGCACAGTTACAAGAGCTGACAGCCAATAATCCGAATATCGAGATAGTGTTTAATCCAACAAGTCTGGCAAGCGGTGGAATAACAAGCGCAGTATTAAGATTAAAGAATCCAGAGATAGCTGGGACAAGTGGAAATATAAGCTTATCATACAATAATGGACAGGAACAAACTGTCACGAGTGGTATAGTTGATCAGAATGTAAATCCAGCACCGAGTCCAAGTCCGACACCGCCGCCTACACCGCCTACGCCACCGCCGCCACCTCCAGCGCCAAGAGCCGGATTAACCGCAGCAATTAATCCAGATAGCCAGTTTTATGTAACAACGGCAAGTCCTAGCACCACTAGACAGCTAACACTGACTAATACTGGAGATACTGATGAGACTGCAATAATATTCACCTTACCAGCTAATTTCACCATCAGTAATGGAGCTGACCCAGCTACAGCATGTGCTGTAACCAATCCTACCAGCCCGGCAACGATCAGTAACACGCTCCAGCCGGGAAGTAGCTGTACGGTAACGGTAACTTATAATAATTCAACAGCAACCTCACAGGGAACAGATAATATCAGTATTGCCTATAACTACAATGGAGCAACTCCGGCACCAAGTCCGACAACAGCAGCGGTTAGTTATCAGGTAACGCAGTCAACAGCAAGCCTGAGCGTAAGCCCATCTAGCCATAACTTTGGTAGTATAGTTAATAATAATACAGATGCAAGTGCAGATGTAGAGTTTACGATAACAAATAGTGGTGATATAGCCACCGATGGTACGAGTTTTACCCGTACAATTACAGGTACGAATAATACTATGTTTACTCTGAATAATACCGGTATCGCAGAACAGGATCAATGTAGCACCTCCCTAGCAGCAGGAGCAAGCTGTAAGGTAAATGTGAAATTTGGACCAACAGCCACAGCAGTAGCAAATGCAAGCGCAGTATTAAATGCCAACTATTCATATAACGGACAGGTATCGACAGCTGCGACAAGTAGCCTAAGTGGGGTTTCAGTATCAGCATCAGCAGCCAGTATCAATATCAGTGGACCAACAGCTAGTGGCTTCACTGGGGCAGGAACTTCAGGTAATCCATATGTGGTAAATACTAATACCGCTGCTACGCTAACCTATACCTTCACGAATAGTGGGACTCAGGATGCAACCGACTTCTACGTAACCAACAGCACGCTAACTACTGGCTATACAAGAAGTGGTGGTACATGTGCATCTTCAACTGGCACTAATTTACCGAATACAGGCAGCAATACCTGTACCGTAGAGTACACAATCAATAGCGGAACGGTAGGAACTAATAACTTCAATCAGAATGTAATGACGGAGAACTGGACAGACCAAGCAAATCCGTCAGGGACTAGTCAGGCTGTAGGCAGCAATCTAACTTATGTGACGGTACAAGCTCCACCTGCACCTGCAATTACAATTACTCCAGTAGCTAACTGGTCAACAGTGATGGGTAACCCCTATTCTTTCACTGCAACGATAACTGGCGGTACTAGTACAGTTACGTTTAGTGGTTTTACTAGTGATATATTTGGTGCTACACTTTCATCCAGTACCTGTAATCTTAATTCAAGCACTAATCCTAGCTGTACAATTATTGTTACCCCATATAATACGAGTAGTGGTGATTATTCATTCTGGGATCCAGCAAATATTGGCAATAGTAGCGTCGGTAATGAAATAACCGTTAGTAGTGCTTCAGGTATCGGGTTTACGGTATCAGCAGATAATAGTGCAACCATCAATGGCAATGCATCACCACAGACATATAGTGGCATAACTGGGACGGTAACTGCTCCGTATGTGTATCTGGCGGCAGACGTGCCTGGAGATGCTGCAACCGCAGGAACTGGTATCACTTGGGGAACTAATGGCACTGTAGCTACGCGCTTTACAGTAGGTAGTGGAGCTGAAGCAAATTGTATTACCGATAATCTTACCGGGCTAATGTGGGCAAAGAATGCTAACTTATTCGGGGCAAAAAGATGGCAGGATACATCTGCTAATCCTAATACTTATCCTGCACAGGAGGCTATTGATGCCATGAATACCAATAGTGGTGCTACTGGCTACCAGCTATGTGGACATAGTGACTGGCGCTTACCAACCCAAAACGAACTATTAAGCCTGCTTAATTATGCTGCCGCAAGTGGTAATCAAGCTACTTGGCTAAATTCACAGGTATTTAGTAATGTGGAGGCCGGCGGCTATTGGTCGTCTACTCCGGGTGGTAATGGTGCCTGGCGCGTCAATATGCTTGCCGGTAGCAGTGGTTCGACCGGCGTGACTAGCCTCAACTATGTTTGGCCAGTCCGCGGTGGACAGTAG